One Methylorubrum extorquens genomic window, CGTCGAGTTCCTGCTCAAGAAGAACAAGGTCGACACCTATCACGGCCGCGGCCGCATCGCGGGGGCCGGCCGCGTCGAGGTGATCTCGGACGACGGCGGCAACCAGTTGCTGGAGACGAAGAGCATCGTCATCGCCACCGGTTCCGACGTGACCCGGCTGCCGGGCGTCGAGATCGACGAGAAGACGGTGGTCTCCTCTACCGGCGCGCTCGAACTCGCCGAGGTGCCCAAGCGCCTCGTGGTGATCGGCGCGGGCGTGATCGGGCTCGAACTCGGCTCGGTCTGGCGCCGCCTCGGCGCCGAGGTGACGGTGATCGAGTATCTCGACCGCGTGCTGCCGGGCATGGACGGCGAGGTCGGCAAGCAGTTCCAGCGCATCCTGGCCAAGCAGGGCATGGTCTTCAAGCTCTCGACCAAGGTGACCGGTGTCGAGACCGGCAAGAAGGGCCGCGCGACCGTCACCGTCGAGCCGGCGCAGGGCGGCGACTCGGAGAAGCTCGAGGCCGACGTGGTGCTCGTGGCCATCGGCCGGGTGCCCTACACGGAAGGGCTCGGGCTCGAGACGGTGGGTGTGGCCACCGACGACAAGGGCCGCATCGAGACCGACAACCACTACGCCACCAACGTGACCGGCATCTACGCCATCGGCGACGTGATCGCCGGGCCGATGCTCGCGCACAAGGCCGAGGACGAAGGCGTCGCGGTCGCCGAGATCCTGGCCGGCCAGTCGGGTCACGTGAATTACGGCGTGATCCCGAACGTGGTCTACACCTTCCCGGAGGTTGCCTCGGTCGGCAAGTCCGAGGAGGAGCTGAAGAAGGACGGGATCGGCTACAACGTCGGCAAGTTCCCCTTCACCGCCAACGGCCGGGCCAAGGCCAACGGCACCACCGACGGCTTCGTGAAGATCCTCGCGGATGCGCAGACCGACCGCGTGCTCGGGGTGCACATCGTCGGCGCGGATGCCGGCAACCTCATCGCCGAGGTCGCCGTGGCGATGGAGTTCGCGGCTTCCGCCGAGGACATCGCCCGCACCTGCCACGCCCACCCGACGCTGACCGAGGCGATCAAGGAAGCCGCGCTCGCCGTCGATAAGCGCGCGATCCACGTCTGATCCCGTGGCAGCCGGCCCTGGCCTTCCGGGTCCGGCTGCGATGCCGTGACGGGCGGCGGATTGGCGCAATCCAACCTGCCCGCCGGTTCTGCGACCTTGTGTCGTTCACGAAGCGTTCAAGCCGTCATTTCATCGGGAACGCGCTGCTGTAGCATCGGATTGACACGCGCAATCCGACCCAGTGGGTCGTCCCCGCTGGAAAGTTTCGATGCCTTCGTCACCCGAGAAGCCCAGTGCACCCGGGCCGAATACGCCTGTCACCGGCAGCGGTGCCTCCGGCGTCGTCGATCAACATCACGACATCTTCTTCGCGGCCGTCGAGACGACGCGCATGCCGATGATCGTCACCGATCCGCACCAGCCGGACAACCCGATCATCTTCGCCAACCGCGCCTTTGTCCGGATGACCGGCTATTCGGCCGACGAGCTGATTGGATCGAACTGCCGCTTTCTCCAGGGCCCCGATACGGACCGCGACACCGTCTCGGAGGTGCGCGACGCCATCCGGGAGCATCGGGAATTCGCCGCCGAGATCCTGAACTACCGCAAGGACGGCTCCTCGTTCTGGAACGCGCTGTTCGTCAGCCCGGTGTTCAACCGCTCGGGCGACCTCGTCTACTTCTTCGGCTCGCAGCTCGACGTGTCGCGCCGCCGCGATGCGGAGGAATCGCTGCACCAAGCCCAGAAAATGGAGAGCCTCGGCCAGCTCACCGGCGGCATCGCTCACGACTTCAACAACCTGCTGCAGGTCGTGTCGGGCCACAACGAGGTGATGCTGGCGCTGCTCGACCATCCCACCCTCAACGTGCCGCGGATGCGCCGGGCCGGCGAGGCGGTGCGGGCGGCGACCGATCGCGCCGCCAAGCTCACCCACCAGCTCCTCGCCTTCTCGCGCAAGCAGCGACTGGAGGGGCGGCTCCTGAACCTCAACGGCCTCGTCGAGAGCATGGGCGAGATGGCCGGGCGGACGCTGGGCGACGACGTCGTCCTGAAATCCGTTCTCGCGTCGGACCTCTGGACCACCCGCATCGACCCGACGCAGGCCGAGGTCGCCCTGCTCAACGTGCTGATCAACGCCCGCGACGCGATGCCGGAGGGCGGCTCGGTCACGGTGCGGACCGAGAACCTGCTGATCGAGGACGAGGACACCGCGCTCTACAAGACGGTGCCGCCGGGCGCCTACGTGGTGATCTCGGTGACCGATACCGGGACCGGCATGCCGTCCGAGATCCTAGCGCGCGTTATGGAGCCGTTCTTCACCACCAAGGGTGAGGGCAAAGGCACGGGACTCGGCCTCGCCATGGTCTACGGCTTTGCCAAGCAATCCGGCGGCTCGGTGAAGATCTATTCCGAGGTCGGGCACGGCACGACGGTGCGGCTCCTGTTTCCCGCCTCCGACCAGAAGGCCGAGGAGGAGCACAAGCCGACCATCCGCGCCGCCGACCGGCACGGCACCGAGACGGTGCTCGTCGTGGACGACCGGCCCGACGTGGCCGAGACCGCCGGCATCATCCTGGAGGATTTCGGCTACAAGGTCACCGTCGTCGACGGTCCCAAGGCGGCGCTCGAAATCCTCGACGGCGAGGGGCGCATCGACCTGCTGTTCACCGACCTCATCATGCCCGGCGGCATGAACGGCGTGATGCTGGCCCGCGCCGCGCGGGAGCGGCAGCCCAAGATCAAGGTGCTGCTCACCACCGGCTACGCCGAGGCTTCGATGGAGCGCACCGACGCGGGCGGCACCGAGTTCGAGATCATCAACAAGCCCTACAAGCGGATGGAGCTGGCCCGCCGGGTGCGCCGGGTGATCGACGGGCCGACCGGCGTCGGGTAGGGACGCTCGCCTCAACCTCTTGGTTTGTCCGCGGCACGGAAGGCGGGTAGAGGCGGCGGATGGCTGAGACTGCGATCCGCGCCGAAGCACTCCCCTTGCGAAGCCGCCATTCCCATCGGGTCGCGCGGAGGGTTCTGGCTGGCCTCACAGTGCTCGTGGCGCTTCCGTTTCCGGCGCTCGGCGCAGGCCAGGGCGCGGCGGCCACCGCGTATCCGCTGGCCTGCGCCTACTTTCGACGGGATCTCGACTCGTACGAGCATTGCGCCCGGCGTGAGGGCGGGATGGTCCGGGTCGCTCCGGCGCACGCCGCGCGGATGCAGTTCGAGCGCGGCTTGGCCGAGTTGCGCGTGCCGGGAGTCGGCTGTCTCTGGGCACGCCGCGACGGCCTCGCACTGCCCGTCTACATGCTCGACAACGGGCCGGACCCGTTCGCGCAAGGCCTCGTGCGCAGTCGGCGCGAGCGCAAGGTCGCCTTCTACGACCGCCGGCTGCGGCTCGTCCTCGCCACGCCCTACGACTGGTCCTTCCCATTCAACGCCCGCGGCGAGGCGCTGGTCTGCGAGGGCTGCCGCTCGGACGGACGCGAGCCCGCCTCCATGGTCGGCGGGCGCTGGGGCCTCATCGACCGGACGGGGCGCCTCGTCATGCCGCTCTCCGAGAACGGCGCCGCGGACCGGCGCTATTTCGGCCGGCGCTGATCCGCGCCCTACGCGCCCTCGACCTCGTAGCCGAACTCGGCCGCCGCGTGCTCCAGCCAGCGCCAGAAGCTGCCGGCGAAGCTGCGGGCGACGGCGAGGTCGTAGGTCGGGCCGGCATCGCGCTGCCAAAGCTGCACGCCGATATGGGCGATGCTCGTCACCGCCGCCCGGCCCGGCCCGAAGGCGCGAGGATGCAGATCGATCGCGACGCCCTTGGCGAGTAGGGCGCGGGCCTGCGGACCGGAGATCCGCACCAGGGCGCGGCTGTCGCTCTGGTCGGTGACTGCCGCGACGCCGCGCAGGGTCTCGGGCAGATCCCACAGATCGCGCGGTGATGGCGCCACCGCGAGCCACTGGCCGGGCGCGGACCAAACCAAACCCGTCTCACCCTCGAAGACGGCGGTGCCGGCCTCCGGCAGGGACGGGCCGAACCGATCCGCGAGAGCGGCTTGTAAGTCGGCTTCTTTTCCATCCGCCGCGATGAGCGTGGCGAGGCCGCAGCCTTCGCGGAGCCGCAGGCGGATGCCCGCTGGGCCCTTCGCCGCGCCGTGCCGTCCGGTCTTCGCGGCCCCTTCCCAGGCGCCGCGGGGGCGCCAGAGGGATGCGGGCATTTGGAAAGCCGAAGCTTGGATCGTTGCCGCCTCAGACACGCAGCTTCTCCTCCTTGGGATCGACGAAGACCGGCGAACAGATCTCGACCTCGATGTCGGCGCCGCGCACCGGATCGGCGGCGCGCACCCGCTCGCCGTGACGCTCCGTCCCGCGCCGGATCAGGCCGAGGCCGATCCAGCCTTTCAGGCTCGGCGAGTAGGCGACCGAGGTCATCACGCCCTCGTCCGCCTCCAGGCTCGGCTCCGCGTCGAGACTCAGGAAATGCGCGCCTGCCCGTAGCCGCACGCCGGGATCGACCGGCCGGAAACCGGCCAGGATCGGACGGGCCGGATCGACCAGCCCCGGACGCTCCTTCATCAGGCGGCCGACATAGTCCTTCTTCTTGGCGAGCATCCCGCCGAGACCGAGGTCGCGGGCGGTAGTCTGGCCGTTGATTTCGGCACCCGCCGCGTGGCCCTTCTCGATGCGCATCACCGAGAGCGCCTCCGAACCGTAGGCGGTGATGCCGTAGGGCAGGCCCGCCTGCATGACCGCCCGCCACGCGGCGTCGCCGTAGGCGGCCGGCACCGCCAACTCGTAGGCGAGTTCACCCGAGAACGAGATGCGGAACAGCCGCGCCGGGATGCCGCCGCCGACGGTGATGTCGGCGCAGGCGAGGAACGGGAAGGCCTCGTTGGAGAGGTCGAAGCCGGGATCGACGATCCGGCGGAGCGTATCGCGGGCGCGGGGGCCGGCGACCGCATATTGCGCCCATTGCTCGCTGACCGAGGCGAGTTGCACGTCGAGCTCCGGCCATAACCATTGCCGGCAAAATTCGAGGTGCTGCATCACCCGCGCGGCGTTCGCCGTCGAGGCGGTCATGACGTAGTGCGTCTCGCCGAGGCGCGCGACGGTGCCGTCATCCAGGATGAAGCCGTCCTCGCGCAGCAGCACGGCGTAGCGGGCCTTGCCGACGGGCAGCGTTGCGAAGGGGTTGGCGCAGACCCGCTCGATGAACGCTAGCGCATCGCGGCCCTGGATGTCGATCTTGCCGAGCGTGGTGACGTCGCAGATCCCGACGCGGGCGCGCACGGTCTCGACCTCCCGCACCACCGTGTCGAGCCAATCCGTCTCGTCGGCGCGGGGGAAGTAGGCCGGGCGCAGCCACAGGCCGGTCTCGACGAAGACGCCGCCGTTCTCCTCGGCCCAGGCGTGCGACGGGACATGGCGGGTGGCACGGAATTCCTTGCCGCGGTGATGGCCGGCAAAGGCGCCGATGGCGACGGGGGTGAAGGGCGGGCGGAACACCGTGGTGCCGACGCTCGGGATGTCCTTGCCCGTCAGCTCGGCCATGATCGACAGGCCGGCGAGGTTCGAGGTCTTGCCCTGGTCGGTCGCCATGCCGAGCGTGGTGTAGCGCTTCAGCAGCTCGACCGCGCGGAACCCCTCGCGGTGGGCGAGTTCGACGTCGGAGGCGGCCACGTCGTTCTGAAAATCGACAAAGGCCTTTCCGCGGGGCTTGGGCACGCGCCAGAGCGGGGTGTGACTCACGCTCTCCGGGTCGGTCAGCGGCGCGGCCTCGGGCATCGCGGTGAAACCGCAATCGGTCGCCGCCTCCGCGCCGGCCTGCGCGCCGGTCTCCAGGCATTCGGCGAGGGTGAAGCGCCCGGCGGCGGCGCCCGCCGCCCGCATGCCGGAGGGGAGGGTGCCCGGCACGAAGGCGTGGATCGCCCCGTCCCAGACCGGCCGGCGGGAGAGATGCGAGTCGAGGTGGACGATCGGGTTCCAGCCATTGGCCATGGCGAGGCCGTCGCAGGGAATGGTCTCGGTGCTGTTGTAGCCGTCCACGACCTGGATCGCGCTGAGGCCCAGATGGCCCTTGGTGCCGGCAACGTATCCGCCGGTCACCACCCGCGCCCCGGCGGCTTCCGCCATCCGGCGCAAGGCGGGGGCAACGGTGGTGCGGGTGTCGATCACCGCCGCAAGCCCGCCGCCCGCGGCCAGGATGTCGGCGGCAGTGCGCCAGCCGTCGTCGCTCGACGTGAACACCGCGAGGCGCCGGCCCGGCAAGACGCCGTAGCGGTTGAGATAGGTCCGCACCGCGCCGGCCAGCATCACGCCGGGGCGATCGTTGCCGCCGAAGACGTGCGGGCGCTCGATGGCGCCGGCCGCGAGCACCGCGCGCCGCGCCACGATCCGCCACAGCCGCTGGCGCGGGGCGTGGGCCGGGGGCACCGCGAGATGGTCGGAGACGCGCTCGACCGCACCGTAGGCGCCGTGGTCGTAGACGCCGAACAAGGTGGTGCGCGACAGGATGCGCACCTCGGCCAAGCTCTCCAGTTCGGCCACCGCCCGGGCGGCCCACTCGGCCCCGCTCGCGCCGCCGATCTCGCGACGCTCCGCCAGCAGGCGGCCGCCAATCGAAAAATCCTCGTCGACCAGGATCACCCGCGCGCCGGAGCGGCCCGCAGTGAGCGCCGCCGAAAGACCGGCCGGGCCGCCGCCGATGACGAGCACGTCGCAATGGGCATGAACGTGGTCGTAGGTGTCAGGATCGGGGGCGTCGGCGGCCCGGCCGAGGCCGGCTGCACGCCGGATCATCGGCTCGTAGAGCTTCTCCCAGAACGCGGCCGGCCACATGAAGGTCTTGTAGTAGAAGCCCGCCGCGAAGACGGGGCTGAGCAGCGCGTTGACCGAGAGCGCATCCACGGCGAGCGAGGGCCAGCGGTTCTGGCTCGTCGCCTCCAACCCCTCGTAGAGTTCGGCCATGGTGGCGCGGGTGTTGGGCTCGCGTCGCGCCCCGGAGCGCAGTTCCACCAGGGCGTTCGGCTCCTCCGAACCCGCCGAGAGGATGCCGCGGGGCCGGTGATACTTGAACGAGCGGCCGACGAGGCGCACGCCGTTGGCGAGCAGCGCCGAGGCCAGCGTGTCGCCATGGAAGCCGGTGAGGCGCCGCCCGTCGAAGGTGAAGTCGCGCGGCCGGCTCCGGTCGATCAGGCCGCCGGCGGCGGTGCGGAACGGCTGGTCGGCCGCGTTCGCGGGAGCGGGCGCCTCGGCGCGCTGAAGGGCGAGCGTGGTCATGCGGCCTCTCCCGAGCGGTGCGCCCGCGCGACGTCGCGCGCCGGCTCGACCGATTCGATCGCGTGGGTGCGGGTGTCGCGGGTCACGACCAGCCAGGAGCGGCATCCGGCAGCGTGGTACCAGAGTTCGCGGATGGTCCCGGCGGGGTTGTCGCGCAGATAGACGTAGTCGTGCATGGCTTGCGCCGAGGCATCCATCCCGTCGGGACGCACGGGGGCGGCGTCGCCGAGATAGCTGAACTCACCGTTGTCGCGCTCGCCGCAATGGGGGCATCGGATGCGCATGGCGTGTCGCTCCTCTTCGAGATCGGCGCCCGCGCAGCGGGCGCCGCCAAGGAAGTATCAATGCAGGTTGGGCTGCGCGCCCATGCCCTTCTCGTCGATGAGATGACCGGTGGCGAAGCGGTCGAGACGGTAGGCGCTCGCATCCGCGTGGGGTTCGTCGCGGGCGATCAGGTGGGCGAAGCAGAAGCCCGCGGCCGGCGTCGCCTTGAAGCCGCCGTAGCACCAGCCGGCATTGAGATAGAGGCCGCCGATATCGGTGCGGTCGATGATCGGGCTCCCGTCCATCGACATGTCCATGATGCCGCCCCAGTGGCGCAGCAGCCGCAGGCGCCCGAGGCCGGGCCACAGCGCCATCCCGCCCTCCATCACGTCCTCGATGGTGTGGAGGTTGCCGCGGCTCGCATACGAGTTGTAGCCGTCGATATCGCCACCGAAGACGAGGCCGCCCTTGTCCGACTGGCTGACGTAGAAGTGGCCGGCGCCGAAGGTCATCACGCCGTCGATCAGGGGCTTCACGCCCTCGCTGACGAAGGCCTGGAGCACGTGGCTCTCGATCGGCAGGCGCATGTCGACCATGCCGGCCAGCAGCGAGGAGGAGCCGGCCACCGAGATCGCGACCTTCCCCGCACGGATGAAGCCGCGGCTGGTCTCGACGCCGGTGACGCGGCCGTTCTCGCGGCGGATGCCGGTGACGGCGCAGTTCTGGACGATGTCGACGCCGCGCGCGTCGGCCGCGCGGGCATAGCCCCAGGCCACCGCATCGTGGCGCACGGTGCCGCCGCGGCGCTGGAGCAGGCCGCCCTTCACGGGGAAGCGCGCGTTGTCGAAGTCGATGAACGGCACGAGGCGGCGCACGCCCTCGCGGTCCAGAAGTTCGGCGTCGATGCCGGCGAGCCGCATGGCGTTGCCGCGGCGGGCATAGGCGTCGCGCTGCGCATCCGAGTGGTACAGGTTCAGCACGCCGCGCTGGCTGACCATGGCATTGTAGTTGATGTCCTGCTCCAGCCCCTCCCAGAGCTTCATCGACCGCTCGTAGAATGGGATGTTGCCCGGCAGACCGTAATTCGAGCGCACGATGGTGGTGTTGCGCCCGACATTGCCGGAGCCGATGTGGCTCTTCTCCAGCACGGCGACGTTGGTGATGCCGTGCTCACGCGCGAGGTAGTAGGCGGTGGCGAGCCCGTGCCCGCCGCCGCCGACGATCACCACGTCGTAGGCCTCCTGCGGGGCGGCGTCGCGCCATTGCGGGGTCCAGTCGCGCTGGCCGCGCAGGGCTTGTCCCAGGACGCTGAAGAGGGAGTAGCGCATGCGGGGATCCGCTCAATCGCCGGAGGAGTGTCGCTCGCCCCCAGCACTAGCCGACATCGCCCGCGGTCTGGCTTGCATTTCGCGACATGATTCCGGCAAATCGCGTAGAAATGCATGAGACACACGAACCGACCGGCCGGGCCCGGTCCGGGCGCAGGGCGCCGCGGGCGGCCACACCCGCCCCGCGCACGGTCGGCTTCGTGCTGGTGCCGGACTTTCCGCTGATGGCCTACACCGCGGCGGTCGAGCCCCTGCGCGCCGCCAACACGCTGTCGGGCTGCGAACTCTACCGCTGGTGGCACGCCGCTCCCGGCGGCGGCGTGGTGCAGGCCTCGAACGGGCTCGGCATCCTCACCGACGTCGCCGTGGGCGCCGGAAGCATCGCCGCCGACCGCGTCTTCGTCTGCGCCGGCGGCAATCCGGCCGAGTTCGACGATCCCGCCCTGTTCGCGTGGCTGCGCGGGCTCGCCCGCCACGGGGTGACGCTCGGCGGCATCTCCGGCGGGCCCTATCTCCTGGCGCGCGCCGGCCTGCTCTCGGGGCGGCGCTGCACCCTGCACTGGGAGCACGTTCCGGCCTTCGAGGAGCGCTACCCCGAGATCGCGGTTGTCCGATCGCTGTTCGAGATCCAGGGCGACCGCATCACCTGCTCCGGCGGCATCGCCGCGCTCGACCTGATGCTCGACCTGATCGGGCGCGACCACGGCGCCGGCCTCGCGGCGGGCGTCAGCGACTGGTTCCTGCACAACCAGATCCGCGAGGGCCTGAGCCCGCAGCGGATGGATCTGCGCCAGCGCTTCGGCGTGCGCGACCCGCGCCTGCTGCGGGTGCTCGCGGCGATGGAGGCGAACGTCGAGGCGCCGCTCCCGCGCGAAGCCTTGGCGGAACTGGCCCACGTCTCGGTGCGGCAGTTGGAGCGGCTGTTTCGCGACGGCCTCGGGCGCGGGCTGCACCGGCATTACCTGCACCTGCGCCTCGACCGGGCACACCAACTCGGCCGGGAGAGCGCGTTGAGCCGCGCCGAGATCGCGACAGCGACGGGTTTTGCGAGCGCGGACGAGCTGTCGCGGGCCGAGCGGCGGCGCGGGCAGCAGGGGGCTGAGTCCTGACGCGGTAACCTCCCAGCGAACGGGCCATCATCCTTTCGCTTGAAGCTGGGTTTCACCCTCTCCCCGCCGGGCGGGGAGAGGGGATGCAGGTTTCATCGGAGTACTGCTTCCTCAAACCGGCAAGGGAGGCGGCAGCGCGAATGATAGTCGCGTCGTCAGTTTCATGAGAGGAAATTTTCGTGCCTGAAAGTTGACGTAACCGC contains:
- a CDS encoding sarcosine oxidase subunit delta, which produces MRIRCPHCGERDNGEFSYLGDAAPVRPDGMDASAQAMHDYVYLRDNPAGTIRELWYHAAGCRSWLVVTRDTRTHAIESVEPARDVARAHRSGEAA
- a CDS encoding sarcosine oxidase subunit alpha family protein, whose protein sequence is MTTLALQRAEAPAPANAADQPFRTAAGGLIDRSRPRDFTFDGRRLTGFHGDTLASALLANGVRLVGRSFKYHRPRGILSAGSEEPNALVELRSGARREPNTRATMAELYEGLEATSQNRWPSLAVDALSVNALLSPVFAAGFYYKTFMWPAAFWEKLYEPMIRRAAGLGRAADAPDPDTYDHVHAHCDVLVIGGGPAGLSAALTAGRSGARVILVDEDFSIGGRLLAERREIGGASGAEWAARAVAELESLAEVRILSRTTLFGVYDHGAYGAVERVSDHLAVPPAHAPRQRLWRIVARRAVLAAGAIERPHVFGGNDRPGVMLAGAVRTYLNRYGVLPGRRLAVFTSSDDGWRTAADILAAGGGLAAVIDTRTTVAPALRRMAEAAGARVVTGGYVAGTKGHLGLSAIQVVDGYNSTETIPCDGLAMANGWNPIVHLDSHLSRRPVWDGAIHAFVPGTLPSGMRAAGAAAGRFTLAECLETGAQAGAEAATDCGFTAMPEAAPLTDPESVSHTPLWRVPKPRGKAFVDFQNDVAASDVELAHREGFRAVELLKRYTTLGMATDQGKTSNLAGLSIMAELTGKDIPSVGTTVFRPPFTPVAIGAFAGHHRGKEFRATRHVPSHAWAEENGGVFVETGLWLRPAYFPRADETDWLDTVVREVETVRARVGICDVTTLGKIDIQGRDALAFIERVCANPFATLPVGKARYAVLLREDGFILDDGTVARLGETHYVMTASTANAARVMQHLEFCRQWLWPELDVQLASVSEQWAQYAVAGPRARDTLRRIVDPGFDLSNEAFPFLACADITVGGGIPARLFRISFSGELAYELAVPAAYGDAAWRAVMQAGLPYGITAYGSEALSVMRIEKGHAAGAEINGQTTARDLGLGGMLAKKKDYVGRLMKERPGLVDPARPILAGFRPVDPGVRLRAGAHFLSLDAEPSLEADEGVMTSVAYSPSLKGWIGLGLIRRGTERHGERVRAADPVRGADIEVEICSPVFVDPKEEKLRV
- a CDS encoding sarcosine oxidase subunit gamma; translation: MPASLWRPRGAWEGAAKTGRHGAAKGPAGIRLRLREGCGLATLIAADGKEADLQAALADRFGPSLPEAGTAVFEGETGLVWSAPGQWLAVAPSPRDLWDLPETLRGVAAVTDQSDSRALVRISGPQARALLAKGVAIDLHPRAFGPGRAAVTSIAHIGVQLWQRDAGPTYDLAVARSFAGSFWRWLEHAAAEFGYEVEGA
- a CDS encoding hybrid sensor histidine kinase/response regulator, which gives rise to MPSSPEKPSAPGPNTPVTGSGASGVVDQHHDIFFAAVETTRMPMIVTDPHQPDNPIIFANRAFVRMTGYSADELIGSNCRFLQGPDTDRDTVSEVRDAIREHREFAAEILNYRKDGSSFWNALFVSPVFNRSGDLVYFFGSQLDVSRRRDAEESLHQAQKMESLGQLTGGIAHDFNNLLQVVSGHNEVMLALLDHPTLNVPRMRRAGEAVRAATDRAAKLTHQLLAFSRKQRLEGRLLNLNGLVESMGEMAGRTLGDDVVLKSVLASDLWTTRIDPTQAEVALLNVLINARDAMPEGGSVTVRTENLLIEDEDTALYKTVPPGAYVVISVTDTGTGMPSEILARVMEPFFTTKGEGKGTGLGLAMVYGFAKQSGGSVKIYSEVGHGTTVRLLFPASDQKAEEEHKPTIRAADRHGTETVLVVDDRPDVAETAGIILEDFGYKVTVVDGPKAALEILDGEGRIDLLFTDLIMPGGMNGVMLARAARERQPKIKVLLTTGYAEASMERTDAGGTEFEIINKPYKRMELARRVRRVIDGPTGVG
- the lpdA gene encoding dihydrolipoyl dehydrogenase; the encoded protein is MSYDLVVIGTGPGGYVCAIRAAQLGLKTAVVEKRATHGGTCLNVGCIPSKALLHASEAFEEANKHFSELGIDVGTPKLDLKKMQGFKQGGVDGNTKGVEFLLKKNKVDTYHGRGRIAGAGRVEVISDDGGNQLLETKSIVIATGSDVTRLPGVEIDEKTVVSSTGALELAEVPKRLVVIGAGVIGLELGSVWRRLGAEVTVIEYLDRVLPGMDGEVGKQFQRILAKQGMVFKLSTKVTGVETGKKGRATVTVEPAQGGDSEKLEADVVLVAIGRVPYTEGLGLETVGVATDDKGRIETDNHYATNVTGIYAIGDVIAGPMLAHKAEDEGVAVAEILAGQSGHVNYGVIPNVVYTFPEVASVGKSEEELKKDGIGYNVGKFPFTANGRAKANGTTDGFVKILADAQTDRVLGVHIVGADAGNLIAEVAVAMEFAASAEDIARTCHAHPTLTEAIKEAALAVDKRAIHV
- a CDS encoding sarcosine oxidase subunit beta family protein, with the translated sequence MRYSLFSVLGQALRGQRDWTPQWRDAAPQEAYDVVIVGGGGHGLATAYYLAREHGITNVAVLEKSHIGSGNVGRNTTIVRSNYGLPGNIPFYERSMKLWEGLEQDINYNAMVSQRGVLNLYHSDAQRDAYARRGNAMRLAGIDAELLDREGVRRLVPFIDFDNARFPVKGGLLQRRGGTVRHDAVAWGYARAADARGVDIVQNCAVTGIRRENGRVTGVETSRGFIRAGKVAISVAGSSSLLAGMVDMRLPIESHVLQAFVSEGVKPLIDGVMTFGAGHFYVSQSDKGGLVFGGDIDGYNSYASRGNLHTIEDVMEGGMALWPGLGRLRLLRHWGGIMDMSMDGSPIIDRTDIGGLYLNAGWCYGGFKATPAAGFCFAHLIARDEPHADASAYRLDRFATGHLIDEKGMGAQPNLH
- a CDS encoding GlxA family transcriptional regulator; this translates as MHETHEPTGRARSGRRAPRAATPAPRTVGFVLVPDFPLMAYTAAVEPLRAANTLSGCELYRWWHAAPGGGVVQASNGLGILTDVAVGAGSIAADRVFVCAGGNPAEFDDPALFAWLRGLARHGVTLGGISGGPYLLARAGLLSGRRCTLHWEHVPAFEERYPEIAVVRSLFEIQGDRITCSGGIAALDLMLDLIGRDHGAGLAAGVSDWFLHNQIREGLSPQRMDLRQRFGVRDPRLLRVLAAMEANVEAPLPREALAELAHVSVRQLERLFRDGLGRGLHRHYLHLRLDRAHQLGRESALSRAEIATATGFASADELSRAERRRGQQGAES